Proteins found in one Lycium ferocissimum isolate CSIRO_LF1 chromosome 6, AGI_CSIRO_Lferr_CH_V1, whole genome shotgun sequence genomic segment:
- the LOC132061131 gene encoding uncharacterized protein LOC132061131 has product MVPQEVIQDQVQQLLRIRDHNGDLVYAARKRLEDTTNAIAEAVAIEDGIQYCKILDGIWEVPWRISLVVKRIQRLREGKQIGVAHVPCSFIIFRKFHQQTDIGLIWSLKAGSVLLQRIQEVLDRRCIARQGASILMDQYAHEEFSNLTVFVPIYELGLYGEGVQKIVEETNGTSSNKTKDNDNNNSAVEEKTDKSYCRRDRNGNEEHAVDDENQESHSSKKSHGDSESIRNKDKERDRDRDREKSSRHRSRDRESERDRKRSSKDRDHDCDREKRDKDKEKERDRDREKEKERDTNQKSGDRDRE; this is encoded by the exons ATGGTGCCTCAAGAGGTAATCCAGGACCAAGTTCAGCAACTTTTACGTATTAGAGATCATAATGGAGATCTAGTATATGCAGCACGGAAAAGATTGGAGGATACTACTAATGCAATAGCTGAAGCAGTTGCAATTGAAGATGGAATACAATATTGT AAGATATTAGATGGAATATGGGAAGTGCCATGGAGGATATCATTGGTAGTTAAAAGAATTCAAAGGCTGAGAGAAGGAAAGCAGATTGGTGTGGCTCAT GTACCATGCAGTTTCATAATTTTCAGGAAGTTCCATCAACAG ACTGATATTGGATTGATTTGGAGTTTAAAGGCTGGATCAGTACTACTACAAAGGATACAAGAAGTGCTAGACAGAAGGTGCATTGCTAGACAAGGTGCAAGCATTTTGATGGATCAGTATGCGCATGAGGAATTTTCGAATCTGACGGTCTTTGTGCCGATCTATGAGCTTGGTTTATATGGTGAAGGCGTGCAA AAAATTGTTGAAGAGACCAACGGTACTTCTTCTAATAAGACCAAAGACAACGATAACAATAATAGCGCTGTAGAGGAGAAGACCGACAAAAGCTATTGCCGAAGAGATAGAAACGGTAACGAAGAACACGCCGTCGATGATGAAAACCAAGAGAGCCATAGCAGCAAAAAGTCTCATGGTGACAGCGAAAGCATAAGAAACAAGGATAAGGAGAGAGACAGAGACAGAGATAGGGAAAAGTCATCGAGGCATCGAAGTAGAGACCGCGAATCGGAGAGAGATAGAAAACGAAGCTCGAAAGACCGTGACCATGACTGTGATAGAGAGAAGAGGGATAAGGATAAGGAAAAAGAGAGGGATAGAGACAGGGAGAAGGAGAAAGAGCGAGATACCAATCAAAAGAGTGGAGATCGGGATAGGGAGtga
- the LOC132059368 gene encoding uncharacterized protein LOC132059368 isoform X1, which translates to MEFDEYDYLEKTVEETNGTSTKSKENNNSSAEKEKTDKSYRRRDRDGSEEHAVDDENRERRSSKKSRNDSDSIRDKDKERDRDRERSSRHRSRDRELERDRERSSKDRERDRDREKRDKDKEKEKERDRDRDRKSRDRDRERDKEREKEKEKDRERERSRRSRSRSRIERELREAERDFETRDSRRFKEKKEKVEPEADPERDQRTVFAYQMPLKATERDVYEFFSQAGKVRDVRLIMDRNSRRSKGVGYIEFYDAMSVPMAIALSGRLLFGQPVMVKPSEAEKNLVQSTASAGASGLVGPNAASERKLYVGNLHFNMTELQLRQIFEAFGPVELVQLPTDPETGHCKGFGFVQFAQLEHAKAAQSLNGKLEIAGRTIKVSSVTEHVGVQDAGAKTADFDDDEGGGLALNAQSRAMLMAKLDRSGVASGVTGALGVPAINGAAQPAMSMPMGGATAFPNMLPTQVISSMAPEPIGIPSECLLLKNMFDPATETDPEFDLDIKDDVKEECSKYGRVKHIHVDKNTSGYVYLRFDSVEAASRAQQAMHKRWFAGRSISAIFLQPYEYDAKFKGTG; encoded by the exons ATGGAGTTCGACGAGTACGATTATCTTGAGAAGACTGTTGAGGAAACAAACGGTACTTCAACGAAGAGCAAAGAGAATAACAACAGTAGCGCTGAGAAGGAGAAGACCGACAAAAGCTATCGCCGAAGAGATAGAGACGGCAGCGAAGAACACGCTGTCGATGATGAAAACAGAGAGCGCCGTAGCAGCAAAAAGTCTCGCAACGACAGCGACAGCATAAGAGACAAGGATAAGGAACGAGATAGAGACAGGGAAAGGTCGTCGAGGCATCGAAGTAGAGACCGGGAattggagagagatagagaACGAAGCTCAAAGGACCGTGAGCGTGACCGTGATAGGGAGAAGAGAGATAAGGATaaggagaaagagaaggaaagagatAGGGATAGGGATAGGAAGAGTAGAGATCGGGATAGGGAGCGCGATaaggagagagagaaggagaaggaaaagGATAGAGAGAGGGAGAGGTCAAGGAGGAGCAGGAGTCGATCGAGGATTGAACGAGAGTTGAGAGAAGCCGAGCGtgattttgaaacacgggacaGCAG GAGATtcaaggagaagaaagaaaaagtagaaCCAGAAGCTGATCCAGAAAGGGACCAGAGAACTGTTTTCGCTTACCAG ATGCCCCTGAAGGCAACTGAAAGGGATGTGTATGAGTTCTTCTCACAAGCAGGAAAG GTGAGGGATGTGCGGTTAATCATGGACCGGAATTCAAGGCGATCTAAAGGAGTTGG GTACATTGAGTTTTATGATGCTATGTCTGTGCCAATGGCTATTGCTTTATCTGGTCGCTTGCTATTTGGCCAACCAGTCATGGTAAAACCTTCTGAAGCTGAAAAGAACCTTGTTCAGTCAACCGCTTCTGCTGGTGCATCAGGTTTGGTAGGGCCAAATGCTGCCTCAGAGAGAAAACTTTATGTAGGAAATCTTCATTTTAACATGACAGAGTTACAGCTTAGACAG ATTTTTGAAGCTTTTGGGCCAGTAGAGCTTGTACAATTACCTACAGATCCCGAAACAGGACATTGCAAAGGATTTGGGTTTGTCCAA TTTGCTCAACTTGAACATGCAAAGGCAGCTCAAAGTTTGAATGGCAAGCTTGAGATTGCGGGTCGCACCATCAAG GTTTCATCCGTTACTGAACATGTCGGAGTACAAGATGCTGGAGCTAAAACTGCAGattttgatgatgatgaaggaGGGGGCTTG GCATTGAATGCTCAGTCAAGGGCCATGCTTATGGCAAAATTGGACCGCAGCGGTGTTGCTTCAGG TGTTACAGGTGCACTTGGAGTTCCTGCAATTAATGGAGCAGCTCAGCCAGCAATGAGCATGCCAATGGGTGGTGCAACAGCTTTTCCGAATATGCTCCCAACACAAGTCATTTCTTCCATGGCTCCTGAACCCATTGGAATTCCCAGTGAATGTTTGCTATTAAAAAACATGTTTGATCCTGCAACTGAG ACGGATCCAGAATTTGATTTGGATATTAAAGATGATGTAAAGGAGGAATGTTCGAAGTATGGCAGGGTCAAGCATATCCACGTGGACAA GAATACCTCTGGTTATGTGTACTTGCGGTTTGATAGTGTCGAAGCGGCATCTCGTGCTCAACAAGCTATGCACAAGAGATGGTTTGCTGGCAGATCTATTTCAGCCATATTCTTG CAACCGTATGAGTATGATGCCAAATTCAAAGGTACAGGCTGA
- the LOC132059368 gene encoding uncharacterized protein LOC132059368 isoform X2, translating into MIRRFKEKKEKVEPEADPERDQRTVFAYQMPLKATERDVYEFFSQAGKVRDVRLIMDRNSRRSKGVGYIEFYDAMSVPMAIALSGRLLFGQPVMVKPSEAEKNLVQSTASAGASGLVGPNAASERKLYVGNLHFNMTELQLRQIFEAFGPVELVQLPTDPETGHCKGFGFVQFAQLEHAKAAQSLNGKLEIAGRTIKVSSVTEHVGVQDAGAKTADFDDDEGGGLALNAQSRAMLMAKLDRSGVASGVTGALGVPAINGAAQPAMSMPMGGATAFPNMLPTQVISSMAPEPIGIPSECLLLKNMFDPATETDPEFDLDIKDDVKEECSKYGRVKHIHVDKNTSGYVYLRFDSVEAASRAQQAMHKRWFAGRSISAIFLQPYEYDAKFKGTG; encoded by the exons ATGATAAG GAGATtcaaggagaagaaagaaaaagtagaaCCAGAAGCTGATCCAGAAAGGGACCAGAGAACTGTTTTCGCTTACCAG ATGCCCCTGAAGGCAACTGAAAGGGATGTGTATGAGTTCTTCTCACAAGCAGGAAAG GTGAGGGATGTGCGGTTAATCATGGACCGGAATTCAAGGCGATCTAAAGGAGTTGG GTACATTGAGTTTTATGATGCTATGTCTGTGCCAATGGCTATTGCTTTATCTGGTCGCTTGCTATTTGGCCAACCAGTCATGGTAAAACCTTCTGAAGCTGAAAAGAACCTTGTTCAGTCAACCGCTTCTGCTGGTGCATCAGGTTTGGTAGGGCCAAATGCTGCCTCAGAGAGAAAACTTTATGTAGGAAATCTTCATTTTAACATGACAGAGTTACAGCTTAGACAG ATTTTTGAAGCTTTTGGGCCAGTAGAGCTTGTACAATTACCTACAGATCCCGAAACAGGACATTGCAAAGGATTTGGGTTTGTCCAA TTTGCTCAACTTGAACATGCAAAGGCAGCTCAAAGTTTGAATGGCAAGCTTGAGATTGCGGGTCGCACCATCAAG GTTTCATCCGTTACTGAACATGTCGGAGTACAAGATGCTGGAGCTAAAACTGCAGattttgatgatgatgaaggaGGGGGCTTG GCATTGAATGCTCAGTCAAGGGCCATGCTTATGGCAAAATTGGACCGCAGCGGTGTTGCTTCAGG TGTTACAGGTGCACTTGGAGTTCCTGCAATTAATGGAGCAGCTCAGCCAGCAATGAGCATGCCAATGGGTGGTGCAACAGCTTTTCCGAATATGCTCCCAACACAAGTCATTTCTTCCATGGCTCCTGAACCCATTGGAATTCCCAGTGAATGTTTGCTATTAAAAAACATGTTTGATCCTGCAACTGAG ACGGATCCAGAATTTGATTTGGATATTAAAGATGATGTAAAGGAGGAATGTTCGAAGTATGGCAGGGTCAAGCATATCCACGTGGACAA GAATACCTCTGGTTATGTGTACTTGCGGTTTGATAGTGTCGAAGCGGCATCTCGTGCTCAACAAGCTATGCACAAGAGATGGTTTGCTGGCAGATCTATTTCAGCCATATTCTTG CAACCGTATGAGTATGATGCCAAATTCAAAGGTACAGGCTGA